One Candidatus Poribacteria bacterium genomic window carries:
- a CDS encoding transposase encodes MAVGLYADAGAPPKGSDCSLLRRITRFKTLLESISTETVRLGAYRVRTNESAKPEPTIWAVPDDVWEIIEGILEREYPRHRQDRKRVPLRPVLDGVVYKLRTGCQWNRIPKEYGDDSTIHRHFQAWCEMGIFDAIWRQLLLRCEGLGGMDWT; translated from the coding sequence TTGGCGGTCGGGTTGTACGCTGACGCGGGCGCGCCGCCGAAGGGAAGCGACTGTTCGCTGTTGCGTCGAATCACTCGGTTCAAAACGCTCTTAGAGTCTATCTCAACTGAGACCGTTCGTCTAGGAGCCTATCGCGTGAGAACCAACGAGAGTGCCAAGCCGGAACCGACGATCTGGGCGGTTCCCGACGACGTGTGGGAGATCATCGAGGGGATTCTGGAACGGGAGTATCCTCGACATCGGCAAGACCGCAAGCGTGTGCCGCTTCGCCCGGTGTTGGACGGGGTTGTCTACAAGCTGCGCACCGGCTGTCAGTGGAATCGAATCCCCAAGGAATACGGCGACGACAGCACGATCCATCGCCATTTCCAGGCGTGGTGCGAGATGGGTATCTTCGATGCTATCTGGCGTCAGCTGCTTCTCCGGTGCGAGGGGTTGGGCGGCATGGACTGGACATAG
- a CDS encoding T9SS type A sorting domain-containing protein, whose amino-acid sequence MTRSVLPSNLREATWELSANLAEAGTLRWTAQTLPAGYRIVVELGDERYDLSREGSMRLNAGKHTFTARLTFTPPSRSRLMANYPNPFNPETWIPFELKEGSAVTVSIYDVTGALVRKLDLGYREPGYYTSRADAAYWDGRNELGERVASGVYFYELRAGSFRETRRMVIHK is encoded by the coding sequence ATGACTCGGAGCGTCCTGCCGTCGAACCTGCGCGAAGCGACGTGGGAGCTCTCGGCGAACCTGGCGGAAGCGGGCACGCTCCGCTGGACGGCTCAGACGCTTCCGGCGGGATACCGCATCGTCGTCGAGTTGGGCGATGAACGCTACGACCTCAGCCGCGAGGGTTCCATGCGTCTCAACGCAGGGAAGCACACCTTCACGGCGCGTCTGACCTTCACGCCGCCGTCCCGAAGCCGCCTGATGGCGAACTATCCCAACCCGTTCAACCCGGAGACGTGGATTCCCTTCGAGCTGAAGGAGGGTTCCGCCGTCACGGTGAGCATCTACGACGTGACGGGGGCTCTCGTGCGGAAGCTCGATCTGGGCTACCGCGAGCCGGGCTACTACACGTCGCGGGCTGATGCGGCGTACTGGGACGGTCGGAACGAGCTCGGTGAGCGCGTCGCCAGCGGGGTCTACTTCTACGAGCTCCGCGCGGGCAGCTTCCGCGAGACGCGGAGGATGGTGATTCACAAGTAG
- a CDS encoding BrnT family toxin, translating into MTYEWDEPKRRENLRKHRVDFEFAVEAFDDPWLVEPLDDRHPYGETRWRAVGEVDGVLLLVVYTERLDAIRIISARKANRFEREDYETHRFA; encoded by the coding sequence GTGACCTACGAATGGGATGAGCCGAAACGACGCGAGAACCTGCGCAAACACCGCGTCGACTTTGAGTTCGCCGTCGAAGCGTTTGACGATCCCTGGCTCGTAGAGCCGTTGGACGACCGCCATCCCTACGGTGAAACCCGCTGGCGAGCCGTCGGTGAGGTGGACGGCGTGCTTCTGTTGGTTGTCTACACGGAGCGCCTCGACGCGATCCGTATCATTTCAGCTCGAAAGGCGAACCGTTTTGAGCGAGAAGACTATGAGACACACCGATTCGCATAG
- a CDS encoding helix-turn-helix domain-containing protein, protein MEPLPLAKRVRRKLRLSQREFAERYGLSLRSLQQWEQRRRELPEATRSYLLVIEQIPEIVGEAYASARDRSPSS, encoded by the coding sequence CTGGAGCCGCTGCCGCTGGCAAAACGCGTACGGCGAAAGCTGCGCTTGTCTCAACGGGAGTTCGCGGAGCGCTACGGTCTCTCGCTTCGCAGCCTCCAACAATGGGAGCAGCGACGACGCGAGCTTCCTGAGGCGACGCGCTCCTATCTGCTGGTCATCGAACAGATACCTGAGATCGTCGGTGAAGCGTACGCCTCCGCCAGAGACCGCTCGCCGTCCTCCTGA